In the genome of Paenibacillus sp. FSL R5-0766, one region contains:
- a CDS encoding sugar phosphate isomerase/epimerase family protein → MKLTNKIGVIVDSFGVGVREGLNKAKDVGAEGVQIYAVKGEMDPENLSPAARKELKSYIDSLDLDISALVGDLGGHGFQVKEDNPWKVEKSKRIVDLALDLGTNIVTTHIGIVPHDPSSEVYATLHAACEELGQYAKSVGAYFAIETGPETAADLKGFLDTLSTNGVSVNFDPANMVMVTGDDPARGVHLLKDYIVHTHVKDGVRLKEVDPRDVYGAVGYAPMDHDKIAEMVSSGTFFREVPLGEGGVDFDGYFAALQEIGYTGYLTIEREVGHQPEQDIRKAVQFIQQYR, encoded by the coding sequence ATGAAATTAACGAATAAGATCGGTGTCATCGTGGATAGTTTTGGTGTAGGTGTACGGGAAGGGTTGAACAAAGCCAAAGACGTAGGTGCAGAAGGTGTGCAGATCTATGCCGTCAAGGGAGAGATGGACCCTGAAAATTTGTCACCTGCGGCGCGTAAGGAGTTGAAGAGTTACATCGATTCGTTGGATCTCGACATTTCAGCATTGGTTGGTGATTTGGGTGGGCATGGGTTTCAGGTCAAGGAAGATAATCCGTGGAAAGTAGAGAAGTCGAAGCGGATCGTGGATCTGGCCCTCGATCTGGGCACCAACATCGTCACCACACATATCGGTATTGTTCCACACGACCCTTCATCGGAAGTCTACGCCACGCTGCATGCTGCTTGTGAGGAGTTGGGCCAATACGCCAAAAGTGTTGGCGCATACTTTGCCATTGAGACAGGACCGGAAACGGCTGCTGACTTGAAAGGATTCCTGGATACGCTGTCGACCAACGGAGTATCGGTGAATTTTGACCCGGCGAACATGGTGATGGTGACCGGAGATGATCCGGCGCGGGGCGTTCACCTGCTCAAGGATTACATCGTACATACCCATGTGAAGGATGGTGTGCGGTTGAAGGAAGTTGACCCACGAGACGTATACGGAGCGGTCGGTTATGCCCCTATGGATCACGATAAGATTGCCGAGATGGTCTCTTCCGGGACGTTCTTCCGTGAGGTGCCACTGGGCGAGGGTGGCGTTGATTTTGACGGATACTTTGCAGCGCTTCAGGAGATTGGTTACACCGGTTATCTGACGATTGAACGCGAGGTAGGTCATCAGCCGGAGCAGGACATTCGTAAGGCGGTTCAATTTATCCAACAATATCGATAG
- a CDS encoding sugar phosphate isomerase/epimerase has protein sequence MKVGLSTYSLLNDLNSGEMTVLDVIDWIAANGGEHMEMVPYGYTVEDNHDLADAIRERAASAGIELSNYSMPANFVQETEEAFEEEMARVKRHVDVVHRMGVKHMRHDVTAFTLPKEKMTITWFEEHLPLMVRGSQIIADYAAQFGITTTIENHGFSVQASDRVQRVLYAVDRPNFKTTLDIGNFMCVDENPIIGVMKNLPYASLVHFKDFYFRPYDEHPGEGEWFTTAYGNFLRGAIVGQGDIPIRKIVKLIKDSGYDGNITVEFEGMEECKSASKIAMDNLRRFWEEA, from the coding sequence ATGAAAGTGGGCCTGAGCACGTATAGTTTGTTGAACGATTTGAATTCGGGTGAGATGACGGTGCTGGATGTGATCGACTGGATTGCGGCGAACGGCGGCGAGCATATGGAGATGGTGCCTTACGGTTACACTGTTGAGGATAATCACGATCTGGCGGATGCGATTCGGGAACGGGCAGCGTCTGCGGGTATTGAACTGTCCAACTACTCCATGCCAGCGAATTTCGTGCAGGAGACGGAAGAGGCGTTTGAAGAGGAGATGGCCAGGGTCAAAAGACATGTGGATGTCGTACACCGAATGGGTGTAAAACATATGCGTCATGACGTCACGGCGTTTACCCTGCCAAAGGAGAAGATGACCATCACCTGGTTCGAGGAACATCTGCCGCTGATGGTACGGGGAAGCCAGATTATTGCGGATTATGCCGCGCAGTTTGGCATCACGACAACCATTGAAAATCACGGCTTCAGCGTGCAGGCGAGTGATCGGGTGCAGCGTGTTCTTTATGCTGTAGATCGTCCGAACTTCAAAACAACACTCGATATTGGCAACTTCATGTGCGTGGATGAGAATCCGATCATCGGCGTCATGAAAAATCTGCCGTACGCTTCTCTGGTCCACTTCAAAGATTTCTACTTCCGTCCTTATGATGAGCATCCGGGTGAGGGTGAATGGTTCACGACAGCCTACGGTAACTTCCTGCGAGGGGCCATCGTTGGACAAGGTGACATTCCAATTCGTAAAATTGTAAAGTTGATCAAAGACTCCGGCTATGATGGCAACATTACGGTGGAGTTCGAAGGCATGGAGGAATGTAAATCCGCATCCAAAATCGCCATGGACAACCTGCGCCGCTTCTGGGAAGAGGCGTAA
- a CDS encoding MerR family transcriptional regulator: protein MYTVGQLSKHTGVSIRTLHYYEKLGLLRPARNENNQYRLYGEKDILRLQQITILKKMHFKLNEIGEFLDQDADRSEPESTLTLWNNTLEQQLAVVKEQQKRLSKVEHLLFSTLYAIRASGTISLDEMLGFIRELDQPPGKFRQDFFTPEEMESLPLNNQNNSISMEWADILKDIHACKMEPPDSEASRLLAIRISDYAERAFQGNAELAEKYWDYITPEDDQSARVYGMTTDTMRYIEMILDRWAVQNPDDQQ from the coding sequence TTGTATACCGTTGGACAACTATCCAAACATACCGGAGTATCCATCCGAACACTGCATTATTATGAGAAGCTGGGTTTACTGCGACCGGCCCGTAATGAGAACAATCAGTATCGCTTATATGGTGAAAAGGATATTTTACGGCTTCAGCAGATTACCATTCTGAAGAAAATGCATTTTAAATTGAATGAGATTGGAGAATTCCTCGATCAGGATGCTGATCGCTCCGAACCAGAGAGTACCCTTACGTTATGGAATAATACGTTGGAACAACAACTGGCCGTCGTTAAGGAGCAGCAGAAGAGATTAAGCAAGGTCGAGCATCTTCTTTTTTCAACCCTATATGCCATCAGAGCCTCCGGTACAATCAGTCTGGATGAGATGTTGGGCTTCATCCGTGAACTGGATCAACCTCCGGGCAAGTTCCGTCAAGATTTTTTTACACCTGAAGAAATGGAATCGTTACCTCTGAATAATCAGAACAATTCAATATCAATGGAATGGGCTGATATTCTTAAGGATATTCATGCATGCAAGATGGAACCTCCGGATTCCGAAGCCTCACGGTTACTGGCCATCCGAATCTCTGATTATGCTGAAAGGGCTTTTCAAGGGAATGCAGAATTGGCAGAAAAATATTGGGATTATATCACCCCAGAGGATGATCAGTCAGCTCGTGTATATGGTATGACAACGGATACCATGCGTTACATCGAAATGATCCTGGATCGATGGGCAGTCCAGAATCCTGATGATCAACAATAA
- a CDS encoding CPBP family glutamic-type intramembrane protease: MSMSPEHVTKKRRSSGIAIIGMSWLTMTLGLFFATLAGEFISTIVVAAEWMVHLTQAVVIISIVLPVLFVIRRHFHMKSVLLPLTGKSIIHLLFGALFATSLAFIGLAIASMNNWITITEWHFSAEFLLAVVLNSCIAFLYEALPEELSMRGMVYDGLRLRLRLPVFFAYVTQIILFLLVPMSVGLLQELVGMDAGNRITLDYMILLLTYGITLQLLRNLTGSLWASIGFHVAYLEVARFVIMPGDRPALLSYTAQDNGLAEIFILYMMIIFVGGIILAVLNAWRWWRIHKS; this comes from the coding sequence ATGAGTATGTCACCTGAACATGTAACCAAGAAACGACGCAGCAGTGGTATAGCCATTATTGGAATGAGTTGGTTGACAATGACATTGGGTCTGTTTTTTGCTACACTCGCAGGGGAGTTTATCAGCACTATTGTTGTTGCTGCTGAATGGATGGTTCATCTCACCCAAGCTGTTGTCATTATTAGTATCGTCTTACCCGTATTATTCGTCATTCGAAGACACTTCCATATGAAGTCCGTTCTTCTTCCTCTGACAGGAAAAAGCATAATTCACTTGCTCTTTGGCGCATTATTTGCCACTTCTCTGGCCTTTATCGGGTTAGCGATAGCCAGTATGAACAACTGGATTACGATTACGGAGTGGCACTTCTCAGCCGAGTTCTTGCTTGCTGTCGTACTTAATAGTTGTATTGCTTTCTTGTATGAAGCTTTGCCAGAGGAACTATCCATGCGAGGCATGGTCTATGATGGATTACGCCTCAGACTGCGACTTCCTGTGTTTTTCGCTTATGTAACTCAAATCATACTCTTTCTGCTGGTTCCAATGAGTGTCGGCCTATTGCAAGAGCTCGTCGGTATGGATGCCGGAAACCGGATAACCTTGGATTATATGATCCTGCTCTTGACCTATGGTATTACGTTACAGCTTCTGCGCAATTTGACCGGTTCTCTATGGGCCTCCATTGGATTTCATGTCGCTTACCTGGAAGTAGCCCGATTCGTTATTATGCCAGGTGATAGACCGGCATTGTTAAGCTATACCGCGCAAGATAACGGGTTGGCCGAAATATTTATTTTGTATATGATGATAATCTTTGTCGGCGGGATCATTCTGGCGGTGCTCAATGCATGGCGCTGGTGGAGAATACATAAATCATGA
- a CDS encoding VOC family protein: protein MSISLNVYLVTDGNGREAVEFYQKAFGAEVLALQTFGDGPSDPNHPIPPEAKDRIMHASLQIGGSVLMLSDTFPGMPHTVGNHITVTVNTDTAEEAKAIFNQLQDGGEVKMPIQETFWSPAYGSVVDKFGVQFQISATPGQA, encoded by the coding sequence ATGTCGATCAGCTTGAATGTGTATCTGGTAACAGACGGTAATGGACGTGAAGCGGTAGAATTTTATCAAAAGGCATTTGGAGCCGAAGTGCTCGCGCTTCAAACATTTGGCGATGGTCCGTCTGACCCGAATCACCCCATCCCGCCAGAAGCGAAAGACCGCATTATGCATGCTTCATTGCAGATTGGCGGCTCGGTATTAATGTTGTCTGATACGTTTCCAGGCATGCCGCACACTGTAGGTAATCATATTACGGTTACAGTGAACACGGATACGGCGGAAGAAGCCAAAGCGATTTTCAACCAGTTGCAAGACGGTGGCGAAGTGAAAATGCCGATACAAGAAACGTTCTGGAGTCCAGCCTATGGCTCGGTTGTCGACAAATTTGGTGTACAGTTTCAGATCAGTGCTACGCCGGGACAAGCTTAA
- the ytxJ gene encoding bacillithiol system redox-active protein YtxJ: MKKKVNHQALWLAIGTAMGVSIGTATQQLGLGIAFGLALGIVIGSVVSKRAGSDSEHMLSEHVRELHKTDDWEDALHRSQAHPVLILKHSTTCPTSARAYREFMAFVGTHASDPKQPMDYRIVKVIENRSLSRHIAEETEVHHESPQVLLLDQGQVVNHTSHGKITKKRLLQWAQNPFG; encoded by the coding sequence ATGAAGAAAAAAGTAAATCATCAAGCCTTATGGCTTGCTATAGGAACGGCTATGGGAGTCAGCATTGGTACGGCTACGCAGCAGCTTGGACTCGGGATTGCTTTTGGCTTGGCGCTTGGCATTGTGATTGGTTCGGTGGTTAGCAAACGTGCAGGGTCAGACTCGGAACATATGCTCAGCGAACATGTCCGTGAATTGCACAAAACGGATGACTGGGAAGATGCGCTTCATCGCTCGCAGGCTCATCCGGTCCTTATCCTGAAACACAGCACGACTTGTCCGACAAGTGCGAGAGCGTACAGAGAGTTTATGGCGTTTGTAGGCACCCATGCATCAGATCCCAAACAACCCATGGATTACCGCATCGTCAAAGTGATTGAAAATCGCTCGTTGTCCCGCCATATTGCGGAAGAGACAGAGGTTCACCATGAGTCACCCCAGGTACTTCTGCTCGATCAGGGGCAAGTTGTCAATCATACCTCCCATGGCAAAATCACAAAAAAGAGATTATTGCAGTGGGCACAGAATCCATTTGGATGA
- a CDS encoding XRE family transcriptional regulator: MFVGENLTNLRIMHGYSRKQLSEQLGVTEQAVWQYENAYTSPKVPIVNELKRIFSVKSKYFYTKDMLTQRNNAANIDVMNIAYRSKVMNVISKTQTEAKHVEYLDTFINYITAQISLPTLNIIQLREEAIEYMNHTDDDRTTQIHYVAHLARQRLNMEPSTNENLMFRIEKSGVYVFEKSIGEEIDAYSLWTRNDRPFIILGNIKRSAVRRNFDIAHELGHLLLHYRLEFVNLDRKEHKLIENEANLFAGAFLLPEEEFSSDMNEITYKTNPDQYLDLKNKWKTSLQVLGYRAAHLGMMEAKDHRNFYAAMHRRGYLEKEPFDREIPLQKPMRIKTIIDLLSNKGLVDIRYMIEEDWKVETSFFHHMTGINTDFFNKYMTKKPQTSIQNVREMPTRSS; the protein is encoded by the coding sequence ATGTTCGTTGGTGAAAATTTGACCAATTTGCGGATCATGCATGGGTATTCGAGAAAACAGCTCTCCGAACAATTAGGTGTGACAGAACAAGCAGTCTGGCAATATGAAAATGCGTACACCTCTCCGAAGGTGCCAATTGTGAATGAGTTGAAACGCATTTTCAGTGTGAAAAGCAAGTATTTTTATACGAAAGATATGCTTACACAGCGTAATAACGCAGCCAACATTGATGTTATGAACATTGCCTATCGTTCGAAAGTGATGAATGTGATATCCAAGACACAGACAGAAGCAAAGCATGTAGAATATCTGGACACGTTCATTAATTATATTACCGCTCAGATCAGCCTTCCCACACTGAATATTATCCAATTGCGGGAAGAGGCAATTGAGTATATGAACCATACAGACGATGATCGTACGACTCAGATCCATTATGTTGCCCATCTTGCGAGACAACGGCTGAATATGGAGCCATCCACGAATGAGAACCTGATGTTCCGGATCGAAAAAAGTGGTGTATATGTTTTTGAAAAATCGATTGGTGAAGAAATTGATGCGTACAGCCTTTGGACAAGAAATGATCGTCCGTTTATCATACTGGGCAACATCAAACGTTCTGCGGTTCGTAGGAATTTTGATATTGCACATGAGCTTGGTCATTTGTTGCTTCATTATCGTCTTGAATTTGTCAATCTGGACCGAAAAGAACACAAATTGATTGAAAATGAAGCTAATCTGTTCGCGGGTGCATTTTTATTGCCCGAAGAAGAGTTTTCATCGGACATGAATGAAATCACTTATAAGACGAATCCCGATCAATATCTTGATTTGAAAAATAAATGGAAGACTTCCCTACAAGTGCTGGGATACAGAGCAGCACATCTAGGAATGATGGAAGCTAAGGATCATCGTAATTTCTATGCGGCGATGCACCGAAGAGGATATCTGGAAAAGGAGCCTTTTGACAGGGAGATTCCACTTCAAAAGCCGATGCGAATTAAAACCATTATTGACCTGCTTTCCAATAAAGGTCTTGTGGATATTCGTTATATGATTGAGGAGGATTGGAAAGTGGAAACTTCCTTCTTTCATCATATGACAGGAATAAACACCGACTTTTTTAACAAGTACATGACGAAGAAGCCACAAACTAGTATTCAAAATGTTAGGGAAATGCCTACACGCAGTTCTTGA